The Puntigrus tetrazona isolate hp1 chromosome 3, ASM1883169v1, whole genome shotgun sequence genome contains a region encoding:
- the LOC122338209 gene encoding apoptosis regulator BAX, whose translation MNTERSEEVMSSDYEISKNLVLRSVQDQVQRVGKCTESLPEPQPMNDEHEQLILEQVAKLTKDIGDVLDGNTMSRKLISSFALVATRKNFESLVDKVFVGGITWGKIIALICVIGKTVAKIIQNSLPSIVSWTLDYFMKYLQNWICRRGGWVNSIYSLARYSIERDFGSSSGPITLSSVVLFTSGALLGGLFILALKKRG comes from the exons ATGAATACGGAAAGAAGCGAAGAGGTCATGTCATCAG attaCGAGATTTCAAAGAATCTTGTATTAAG GTCGGTTCAGGACCAGGTACAGAGGGTGGGAAAATGTACAGAGTCTCTTCCTGAACCGCAGCCAATGAATGATGAGCATGAGCAGCTGATCCTGGAGCAGGTGGCCAAACTCACTAAAGACATCGGGGACGTTCTCGACGGGAATACAATGTCCAGAAA ATTGATTTCTAGTTTTGCCCTCGTGGCGACTAGAAAGAATTTTGAGAGCCTTGTAGACAAAGTGTTTGTTGGCGGAATCACCTGGGGGAAAATTATAGCTCTGATCTGTGTTATTGGGAAAACAGTTGCAAAG ATCATCCAAAATTCGCTCCCAAGCATTGTGTCTTGGACACTGGATTACTTCATGAAGTATCTACAGAACTGGATCTGCAGAAGGGGAGGATGG GTCAACAGTATCTATTCTTTGGCTCGTTACTCTATAGAAAGAGATTTCGGTTCCTCATCCGGCCCGATCACGCTCTCTTCTGTGGTCCTCTTCACCAGCGGAGCACTGCTGGGAGGCCTCTTCATCCTGGCACTAAAGAAACGTGGCTGA
- the baxb gene encoding BCL2 associated X, apoptosis regulator b translates to MACEVSQDDQIGEALLIGVVRDEVMSVAAEVPTAFPETGPISNSQDQKLVEQLAKTIKVIGDRLDQDKAFNDMIDGLVKVADKKSFWELVEKVFTDGQINWGRIIVLFYSVGKLSAKMVLAHLPTIVSDILNLCLDYFRRHLLEWILKMGGWMNSIPALACFSFEQFSGSSLSKYSSYFGAALAFIGGLLLGGFIVLKFPRKSYGTDVKAEDTRQIDTVSLCFVKRPSSSGSRRKEPVAGNSLMELDYQFSESLVLRSVKDQVQRAGICAPSLPAPQPMSAEREQFLDQMAVLIRVIGDSLDREPRFNDMVDGFARVANKPSFEMLVDKVFVDDITWGKIVTLICVVGKSIAKILADFVSGVVSWTLDYFRNNLLNWICSRGGWINSISSLAHYSVEQDFGSSSSPISLSCGVFFICGVLLGGVIVWRLKRAA, encoded by the exons GGTGGTAAGAGACGAGGTGATGAGCGTAGCAGCCGAGGTTCCAACAGCTTTTCCCGAAACTGGACCAATAAGCAACAGCCAGGACCAGAAGCTTGTTGAGCAGCTGGCGAAGACCATCAAAGTGATCGGCGACAGACTCGATCAGGATAAAGCATTCAACGA CATGATTGATGGCTTAGTCAAAGTGGCTGATAAGAAAAGTTTCTGGGAACTTGTGGAAAAGGTTTTCACAGATGGCCAGATCAACTGGGGAAGAATTATAGTGCTGTTCTATTCAGTTGGAAAACTGTCTGCAAAG ATGGTCCTTGCACACTTACCCACAATTGTTTCAGACATTTTGAACTTATGTCTGGATTACTTTAGGAGGCATCTATTGGAATGGATTCTCAAAATGGGAGGATGG ATGAACAGTATCCCCGCGCTGGCCTGTTTCTCCTTTGAGCAATTTTCTGGTTCTTCACTTAGTAAATATTCTTCCTATTTTGGAGCCGCGTTAGCCTTCATTGGTGGCCTACTGCTGGGTGGCTTCATCGTCTTGAAATTTCCAAGAAAAAgc TATGGCACTGACGTGAAGGCAGAGGACACACGGCAGATAGATACAGTTTCATTGTGCTTTGTGAAGCGGCCATCGAGTTCAGGATCAAGGAGGAAAGAGCCCGTTGCAGGAAACTCGCTAATGGAATTAG ATTACCAGTTTTCAGAAAGCCTTGTACTTAG GTCAGTGAAGGACCAGGTTCAGAGAGCGGGAATATGCGCGCCGTCTCTTCCTGCACCGCAGCCAATGAGCGCTGAGCGGGAGCAGTTCCTGGACCAGATGGCCGTCCTTATCAGAGTCATCGGAGACTCTCTCGATCGAGAGCCGCGATTCAACGA caTGGTTGATGGGTTTGCACGTGTGGCGAATAAACCAAGTTTCGAGATGCTTGTAGACAAAGTGTTTGTCGATGACATCACCTGGGGGAAAATTGTCACTCTGATCTGTGTTGTTGGGAAATCCATTGCAAAG attcttgCTGATTTTGTCTCAGGTGTTGTGTCTTGGACACTGGATTACTTCAGGAATAACCTACTGAACTGGATCTGCAGTAGGGGAGGATGg ATTAACAGTATCTCTTCCTTGGCTCACTACTCTGTTGAGCAAGATTTCGGTTcctcatccagcccgatctccCTCTCCTGTGGAGTCTTCTTCATCTGTGGAGTACTGCTGGGAGGCGTCATAGTCTGGAGACTAAAGAGAGCTGCTTGA